The genomic interval CAAGACCCGCCGCCAGCTGCATGCCATCGGCATCTCGGAAATCGTCGCTCGCTTCGTCTCGGCCTTCACCAACGAAGCCGGATCCTTCCTCGCCCTGGCTCCATTGCGGGAACTGGATGAATACACCTTCACCCATTCGATCAATGTCTGCACCCTCAACATCGCCCAGGCCATGGCACTCGGCATCGAGGGCCAACTGCTGCATGATATCGGCGTCGCCGCCATGCTGCACGACATGGGCAAACTGTTCATTCCCGACGAAATCATCACCAAGGAGAGTGACTTAACCCCCGAGGAATGGGAGATCATGCGCCGGCACCCGGCCGACGGCGCGCGCTACCTGCTCAACACCCCGGGTATCCCGCGACTGGCGGTGGTGGTCGCCTATGAGCACCACATGCGTTACGACAATCAGGGCTATCCGTCCCCCCGACATGGCTGGCGACAAAACATCGCCAGCCAGATTTCAACCGTCTCCGACGTTTTCGACGCCCTGCGGACCGAACGCTCCTACCGGGGATCGATGCAGATTCACAAGATTTCCCAGATGATCCTGCAGATGGCGGGCAGCCAGCTGCACCCTCAGCTGGCACACAACTTCCTGCGCGTCCTCGAACGGGTCACCAGCAGCAGTTGAAGGTCACCTGAATCAGTGGGTTCAGGGCGGGCTCAAGGCAGCCCGTAACATTCATAGCCCTGCCACTCGGCCTTGGTCACGATCCCGGCATTGTCAACTTCAAAGACCGCCCGGCAATTCAACTCCCGCCGAGGACCATAGGCGTAGGTGGTTCCCGGTGCCAGGTTGGCCGGGATGTTGGACGCCTGGTAGGCACTGGCTTCCCAACTATAAACCTCGCCTTCGGCAGTCTCCTGTTTTTCCGAAGGAGGCCCCCAGCTGTCGATCACGCGCGCAATCGGTTTTCCCCGCCAGCGTTCAACCGCCCTGTCAGCCGGCGAGGGAACCTGCGGCGCGGCACAACTGACCAGCAGCACCAGCCCCGGCAACAGCCATCCGTATTTCATCGTTACCTCCCATCGGACGCGAAATCTCTCTCTCTCTAACCTATCGGTTTATTTTCCTGAATTCATTATATCGTCTGGTCGGACACTCGCGAACAGGCTGCCAGGTGCTATGCTTTAAATATGAACGAGATTCGTTACGACAACCTCGGGCCGACCAAAATCCTGCAGCTCTACGACCCCCGGATTCCATTTCACGCCTTTGTCGTGATCGACAATACGGCACGCGGCCCGGCCCTCGGCGGGGTCCGCATCACTCCCGAAGTCAACCTCTCTGAAGTCGCGCGGTTGGCCCGCACCATGACCTACAAAAGCGCCGCCGCCGGACTGCACCTCGGTGGCGGGAAATCGGGAATCATCGCCGCGGCCGACAACCCGGATATCGAATCGATCGTACGCAGCTTCGCCCGCATGATCGCCCGCCTCGACGACTACATCCCGGCGCCGGACATGGGCAGCAACGAGACCATGATGGCCTGGATCAAGGATGAAATCGGCAGGGTCGCCGGGCTGCCGGAAGAACTCGGCGGACTGCCGCTCGACAAACTCGGCGCCACCGGATTCGGCCTGGCCGCCTGCGCCGAAATCGCCTGTCGGCATATCGACCTGCCCCTGGCCGGAGCGCGGGTGGCGATCCAGGGTTTCGGCAATGTCGGCAGCGCGGCGGCCCGCTTTCTCGTCGAGCGGGGCGCGATCCTGGTCGCCCTGAGCGATCGCCAGGGCACCGCCTTTGCCGCCGGGGGACTCAACCTGAACGCGGCCCTCGAAGCCCACCGCCGGAACGAGAACATGGTCGCCGCCGCCGGTGGAGAGCTGCTGCCGCAGGAGGCGATCTTCGGCATTGATTGCGACATCCTCGTCCCGGCGGCAACCGCCGATGTCATCCGCGCCGACAATCAGGCACAAGTCCGAGCGCGGATGATTCTCGAGGGCGCCAACATCCCGGCGACGATCGAAGCCGAACAATTGCTCGCCGCGCGCGGTGTGCTGGTGGTTCCCGACTTTATCGCCAACGCCGGCGGACTGATCATGGCAGCGGCGGAATATTATGGAAAAACCGAGGACGAGGCGTTCGAGGAGATCCGCGACAACCTGCACCACAACACCGCAGAGATCCTGGATCTCAGCAGGAAAAAGCAGGTCCTGCCGCGTCGCGCCGCCGAAGAGATCGCTCTCCGGCGGGTCCTCGATGCGATGCGGACCCCGCCGCCGCCCCATCCCGCCCGGTTGATCGAACAGGCCAGGGACCGGTTGCTGGGATAGGCTGACGACGGACACGCTTCAACACGAATCCCCGGAAAACCGGCTTCGCGCGAAGACGCAGAGTTGAAAACCTGGGGATTGGATCTGGTCGACTGGTTGAAATCCCCCCTGCCCGCCTTTAGAAAAAGGGGGGAGGCACGATATGCGGTTGTTTCCCCCCCTTTCCTGAAGGGGGATTTTTTGTGCATCTCGGCGTCTCTGCGCGAGGCCGCCTTTCATAATTTCTCCAGGAAAGATTCAGACACTCTCGATGAACAGCAGTCCCGGATCTTCCAGGAACTGCCCGACCCGCACCAGGAAGCGGGTCGCCTCGGCGCCGTCGAGGACCCGGTGGTCGAAGGTCAGTGAAAGGGGCAGAATGCGGCGGATGACGATCTCGCCTTCGACCACCCAGGGTTTTTCACTGACCCCGCCGAAGCCGAGAATGGCGACGTTGGGATAGTTGATCACCGGGGTGGCGAAGCTGCCGCCGAAGCTGCCGAAGTTGGTCAGGGTGAAGGTGCTGCCCTGCAACTGTTCACGGCTCAGGGACCGGCTCTCGGCCTGCTCGGCCAGCTGCTGCAGTTCAATCGCCAGATCGACCACGCTCTTGGTCCCGACATCCCGCACCACCGGGACCAGCAGCCCTTCCCGGCTGTCGACCGCCACTCCGAGGTGGCACTCCGCCAGCAGTTCGATCTCGCCGGCGGCTTCATCAACCCGGGCATTAAGCCGCGGGAATTCGGCCAGCGCATGCTGGGTCGCCTTCATGAAAAAGGGCAGCAAGGTCAGTTTGACGCCCCGCCCGGCCAGCTCGTCCCGCTGACGGGCCTTGAGCGTCCAGAGACGGGTGACATCGGTTTCCGCCATGGTGGTGACAAACGCAGTGCGGCGCTGCGCCTCAAGCAGGTGTTCGGCGATGCGACGTCGCAACCCGGCAAGAGGGACGCGCCTGCCGCTATCGCCCGCGTCCCCGGAAGGTTCGGCACCGGCGGCGGTGAGAACATCCTCTTCAGTGATCCGCCCGTCCGGGCCGCTGCCACGGAGTGTCTCCAGGGCAACCCCGCGCGCTTTCGCCAGCGCCCGTACCCGCGGCAGAGCGCGCAGCGGAACAGCCTTCTTCTCACCGGAAACGACCGGGGCTTCGGTCACGGGCCCTTCCGGCGGTCCAGCCGACGGCGCCTCCGGCAGAACACCGACAATACCCTGTGATTTCCTGACCGGAGAGACGACGGCCCCGGCCGCAGGTGCCGGCACGCTATCCGCCTCGAACTCACCGGTCGCGATGGTCAACAACACACTGCCGACCGGAACCCGGTCTCCCACCTCGTGGTTGAGGGTACGGATGATCCCGGCACGCGGCACCGGTACATCAACCACCGCCTTGTCGGTTTCCACCTCCAGGGCGCTTTGATGTTCCTTGACCCGCTCGCCGACGGCAACGTGCCAGGCACGGATTTCCGCCTCGACACCCCCTTCACCCAGGTCAGGCAGAATGAATTCAAACAGGGATTCCTTCAAAACGCCAGCACCTCCGCGATCGCCCCGGCAATCTGCTTCGCCGTCGGCACGTTGTAATCCTCCAGCAACGGCAGCGGCGGGATAACGTCGCAGCCGGTCACGCGACGGATCGGCGCCTTGAGAGAGAGGATCGCATCCTCGGCCACGGTGGCGGCGATCTCGGCTCCGAATCCGCCGGTCTGCGCCGCTTCGTGAACCACAACCAGCCGCCCGGTCCTGCGTACCGAAGCAAGAATAGTTTCAGCATCGAACGGATTGAGGGTCATCAGGTCAATGACCTCGGCATCAAAGCCCGCAGCGGCCCGCAGACTCTTCTCAAGCATGCTTCCCCAGGCAACCACCGTCACCGAATCACCGGGACGAGCAATGCGCGCCTTACCGAGCTCGACGGGAAGATCGCCTGCCGGAACGTCCTCCCGCAACAGTCGATAAAGACGGGTCGGTTCCAGAAAAAGAACCGGATCAGGAGTGCGAATCGAGGCCTGAAGCAGCGCCTTGGCATACCAGGGAGAACCGGGAACCACCACCTTGAGACCGGGCATGTGGCAGAACATCGCTTCGCTCGACTCCTCGTGCAGTTCCGGCGCCTTGACCCCGCCGCCATAAGGAGTACGGACCACCAGCGGGCAGTGCAGCTGGCCTCGGGATCGACTGCGCAAACGGGCGGCATGACTGAAAAGCTGCTCGATGGCGCCATAGGTAAAACCGAGAAACTGGATTTCAGCCACCGGTTTCAGCCCGTAAGCGGCCATGCCGATGGCAACCCCGATAATCGCCGATTCGGACAGCGGCGTGTCGATCACCCGCTCTTCTCCGAACGCCTCGTACAGCCCCTCGGTCAGGCGAAAAACCCCGCCGTCCCGACCGACATCCTCACCGAGCAGCACAACATCCGGATCGCGCTCGAGCTCTTCGCGAAGAGCCAGGTTGATGGCCTGAACCATATTCATCTCAGCCATGATCCAACTCCCGAAGATCGCGCAGCTGCTGCAGCTGTCGCTTCTGGCGCGGGGTCATTTCCGTCCAGGTATAGGCGAAAATATCCCGGGCTCGGGCCGGCGGGGTCGCCTCCTCGCGGGCCACCGCCCGGTCGAGCCGTGCGTCGATCTCCGTTTCCAGCTGCTGCTGGCGGGCGTCATCCCACAACCCGCGGTCGGCGAGAAAACGTCGCATGCGCAACAACGGATCACGCCGCTGCCAGCGCTGAACCTCTTCCGGGTCACGGTAACGGGCGGCATCGTCGGCGGTGGTATGGTCGGCCATACGGTAAGTGTCGCACTCGATCAGGCTCGGACCACCACCGCTGCGGGCCCGCTGCAGCGCCTCGCGGGTGGCCTGGTAAACCGCCAGAACATCATTGCCGTCCACCTGGATGCCGGGAATGCCGTAAGCGATCGCCTTCTGCGCCAGGGTCTCGGCGGCCGTCTGGTGGTTGCGCGAGATCGAAATCGCCCACTGGTTGTTCTGGATGATGAAGACCACCGGCGCCTGGAACACCCCGGCCATGTTTAACCCCTCGTGGAAGTCTCCCTTGGAGGTGCCGCCGTCACCGAAATAGCAGGCGGTGGCAATCGGGTCGCCGCGGTAACGGGCGGCCATGGCGGCGCCGACCGCATGCGGGATGTGGGTGCCGACGGCGATGCAGATGGGGAAGATGTTGAGCTGCTCGGGACAGAGCAGGCCACGTTCATCGCCATTCCAGTACTGGTAGATCTCGGCCAGCGGATAACCGAGGGTGACAAACACGCCGAGTTCCCGAAAGGCGGGGAAAAACCAGTCGCTTTTCTGCAGCGCGTAGGCGCTGCCGACCTGGGAAGCCTCCTGGCCGAGAACCGAAGGATAGGTGCCGAGCCGACCTTCGCGCTGCAGGTGCAGGGCACGCTGATCAAATTGCCGGGTCAGCAGCATCAGCTCATAAAGACGTACCAGGTCGGGGTCGGTCAGGTCAGGCATCAGCTCGGCGTCAACGCGACCCTGTTCATCAAGAATTTCCAGGCGGGAAACAGTGAAAGAGGCAATGATCTTTTTCGACATCCTGCGGCCTTTCGCCAACCCGGGCGGAGCCCCCGCGAGACTCGGGAGCAGGGCAGAAACCTCGATCTCAATACCGCCGCGGGTTCTACCTAGAGTCTATCGGAGGAGAGGGGGGTGTCAAATCGAGAAGGAGCAGGGAGGCGGCGACGCAGAACGTTGCAGATCAGCCCCGCCGTTGCGGCCAGGAGCTGAAGGGAGTCCGGCTGAGACAGGCGTTGTAGTAGCGTTCATCACCCGTCACCTCTTCGCCGACCCAGTCGGGCAGCACAACGGGCTGATCCGGCCGGTCAAGTTCAACCTCGGCCAGCACCAGTCCTTCGTTGGCGCCGTGAAATTCGTCGATCTCCCAGACAAGCCCGGCGTGAGGAACCCGGTAACGGGTCTTTTCAATCTGCGGCCGATGGCAGAGTTCGTCCAGCAACTGCCGCGCCTGCTCGAGCGGAATCGGATATTCGTATTCACTGCGGACACAGCCGCGGGTCGCACCCTTGACCGTCAGGAACCCCCTGTCACCGGCGATCCGCACCCGCACCGTGCGCTGCGGGTCAAGGCTGAGATAACCCTGCCGGTAAGCCACCCCTTGGGCGCCCACCTTCCAGCTGTCGTTTCTGAGCAGAAACTTGCGTTCGATTTCCAGCGCCATCCGGCCAACTCCTGATCCAGGTTTCGCGAATCTCAGGCTTCATCATGCCGTCCTTTGTCCTGCGGGTCAACCGGAGTTGCTTTACAGATCCGATACGACCCCCCTATACTCTCTGAGTAAAATATCTACTCAACGAGGAACCGCCATGGATGAAATACGCACCGCCAGGATGACGGAACTGACCCGGAAACTGCTCAGCTACGGCAAGGAAAATCTCGAGGACATCCTCCACCTGCTGGTCGACGCCACCACCCTACTGACCCGCCAGAACCGTTGCCGCATCTATCTCGAAGATCTGACCGCCGGCCGACTGACCTGCGCCGCCGTCACCGGTCCCCATGCCGAGGAGATCCGCGCCCAGAGCTTCCCCATCAACAGCGAGGATTTTCTCGTCTCCCGGGTCTACACCTCGCAGGATCCGGCCCTGCTCACCGATATCGACCAACTCGACAGTCCCAAGGCGCGGGCGATTGCCGCCCGACTCGAAATCGGCGCCAGCTGCCACCTGCCGCTGATCCACCAACAGCGCGCGGTGGGGGTTCTCTGCCTTGACAGCGGTCGTCGCGGGCAGTTGCCGGGCGATGCCGAGATCGAAGAACTGCGGCAGTTCCTGCTGCAGGCCACCCCGGTCCTCGACCGCGCCCGCAAGTACCATCAGCAGATCCTGCTGGCACGAGAAATAGATACCGCCAAGAGCCAGCAGGCGGCGCTGTTCATGGTCCGCTCGGCAGTCCGCCTGATCGACAAGCTGGCCCTGGCGTCAGTGCTGGTGCCCCGGCCGGGAGAATCGGAGGACCGGGTGCTGGAGATCCTCGCCTCCTACTCTCCGGACATCGCCGTCAAACGCCTCTATGAGGATGAGAAGCAGATCGAACTCGGCACCGGACGCTCGTTGCTGTCACGCTACATCCACAGCGACGGCACCATCCGCGACGAGAAACTGCTCAAGCCGATCTATATCGAAAATCTCCCGGCGCAGACCCTGCAGAAACGCTACCTGACCGACCAGATGGGGTTGCAGTCTCTCTACGTGGTGCCCCGTCTCGATCCTCATTCCCGCCGGGTGCGCTGCCTGGTCAACTACTATACCGCCGAAAGATACCGCTTCAGCCCCTTCGAACAAGGGCTGCTCGAAGCCCACGCCGAGATGGCGGAACGGGTCATCCAGGAGATCGGCGGCGAACACATGGAGATCCAGGTTCTCGCCGAAATCAACGCCCTGCTGCAGGAGAAATACGAGAACCTGCCTTCTTTCCTCAACCGGGTGCTGGCCAAGGCGACCGAACTGATCGGCGCCGACACCGGCAGCATCGCCCTGGTACGCGAACGGGAGGGTGAACGCTGGCTGGTGGTCGAAGAGAATGACGGCACCCTGACCGGAGCCAAGATCAAGGAGTGGCTGAAACGCAACATTCCCCCGATCCGGATCGGCGCCGAAGAATTGCCGGCCGAGGAACGCAGCCTGACCGGGCTGGCCGCCGCCACCGGCCGGGAACAGCTGATCACCGACACCCGCGAAGAAACAGGCGGCCGCGGCTTCTACCGCGAGATCACCACCGACATCCGCAGCGAACTGGCGGTGCCGGTGCTGCACGATGACGAGGTGCTGGCGGTGATCTGTCTCGACTCGCTGCGCCCCTGGTACTTCACCGCCGAACACCGTCAGATCCTGCAGATCATTCAGCGGATGATTTCCCGCCACCTGTTCGACCTGCAGCGTATTGAACAGCTGACCTCCGAGGTCGAACAACTGCGTTCCGATGTCGGCTACCGGGATCCCAGTATTCACTCCTACCGGCTCGGCAACATCATCGGCAACGCCCCGCGCGCCCGGGAGATCGTTGAATTCATCCAGCAGGTCACACCGCCGATCTTCAATCGGATCACCCTCTGGCACAAGACCGATGTCGAGGAAGCGACCCTCGGCCTGCCGTCAATTCTGATCACCGGGGAAACCGGCAGCGGCAAAGAATTCATCTTCAACAATATCTTTTCGCGGCTCAACGAAATGTACCAGGGACGCTTCGGCCGCCGCCGTGAACTGCCGGTGAAAAAGACCAACATCGCCGCCTACAGCGGTGAACTCACCTACTCCGAGCTGTTCGGTCACAAGCGCGGCGCCTACACCGGCGCCCACACCGACCGCCAGGGAATCCTCGAAGAGGCCCACGGCGGGGTGGTCTTTCTTGACGAAATCGGCGACGCCGACCCGAAAACTCAGGTTCAGCTGCTGCGCTTCCTCGACAACGGTGGTTTTGTCCGACTCGGCGACAACCAGACCCGCTATGCCCGGGTGCTGCTGATCGCCGCCACCAACAAGGATCTCGGTCGGCTGATCGAAGCCGGCGATTTCCGTGAAGATCTTTATCACCGGCTCTCGGAACTGACCATCGAGGTTCCTTCCCTCAACCAGCGCCGGGAAGATATCCCCGACCTTGCCACTCATTTCCTCGGTCGCCTCTACCGCATCTATCGACGCCCCGGAGAGCCGGCGGAACCGCCGATGCTGACCCGCGGCGCCCGAGAGGAACTGGCGCGCCACCATTACAGCGGCAATATCCGCGAACTGCGCAGCATCCTGGTCCGGGCCCTCTTTTTTCGCGAGGGGCACAAAATTGACGAGCAACTGATTCGTCATACCCTGGGCCGCCCCCGTCCGGCGAAAAGCGCCACGTCCCGACAGACCACCCGTCGACTGACAGAAGAACTGGCCGAGCAGATCCTGGAATCCATCACCTCCGGACAGGAAACCTTCTGGAGTGCCCTCTACAGCCCATACTCAGAAAACCGCATCACCCGTGACATGGTCCTCGCCGTTCTCAACCTGGCCCGCCGCCAGGGAGCGACCAGCATGCCGAAACTGGCCGGTCTGCTGCGCGCCTGCGACCCGAAGAGCGACCGCAACGAAGAACGCAAAACGTTCTTCCGTTTCAAAAACTTCCTCTACAAAACCATCCGTATCCAGTGAGTCAAAAAAGCGCGGGAGCAACTTCCGCTGCTCCCGCGCTTTGACAACCTCCAGAGGGGACTCCCCGTTTTATTATCCAAACCTCAAGCCATGCGTACCACCTCGACCCGATAACCGTCCGGATCGGAAACGAAATAGAAACTGGCCGTGCCGCTCAAGCCTTTCAGCGGCGTCGGATCCAGGCCGAGTTCCTGATGTCGTCGGTGCGACGCTTCGAGATCGTCGACGCTGACCGCCAGATGGGAATAACCGTTGCCTATGACGTAAGGCTCCTGCTGGTTGTAATTGTAGGTCAACTCCAGTTCAAAACTGTCACTCGGATCGGTCAGGTAGGAAAGGGTGAAGCCGTCATCGGGAAAATCACGCTTGCGGGAAACCTTGAAACCGAACGCCTGCTGATAAAAATGTTCACTTTTTTCCAGGTTCATCACCCGAATACAGACGTGAATCATGCGATAGGTCATCTGCAACCTCCTCCGACACCATCAATCATGACCGATCACCTTGAGATCGGTCAACTCGGGAAAATGCGTCAGGATAATCTTGCGGGCGGCCTCGTGATTATGCTTGGAGGCAAAACGCAGGCGGACATCCATTTCCCAACAGAAATCGCACATACAGTCCTTGGCATTATAGGTTTCCGCCCCGCAGTTTTTGCAGTATATCTTCTGTTCTCGCTTACTTTTCATCGTTGGTAGTATATCGCTTTTCTGGAAAAAAATAACCGGAAAATAATGTCCGCTCCGCTTGCCGGCAGAAGGCCTCAGCTTTCCCGGCAAAAATGAAAAGGGCCTGCAGATCATAAACTGCAGGCCCTTCAGAATTTTTGGCTCCCCGAGCCGGACTCGAACCAGCGACAAGGTGGTTAACAGCCACCCGCTCTACCAACTGAGCTATCGGGGAAGAGAATAGTTTTTCTAACTCACTGTTTTTGCGAGAAGAAAAGCTATTTTGCCGTTACAAATGGACCGAAAAACAACCCAAAAATCCGTGTAACGACGTGAGGGTTTATACGATAGCCGGCGAGTGCTGTCAAGAAAAAATCAAAACACCACCTGGTCCATCTCCTCAATGGTTTATGGACCGATTTCATTTCTGCTCAAGGAAAGTCTGTTCGGTGACAGCCGGATAGAAGAGGACCATTTCCGGGCTGTGCTGACAACCTGCTGGGAAGGCATCCGCGGCCAGGACCGGCGCCTGGATAAATGGGAAAAATTTGCTCCTCAATCGAAGTGATTACTCACTTAGCTCTCAGGAGGAACAACCTGCGCAGGCCTGCCTGCGAAAAGGAGGTTCCATTATGGTAACCCTTACTCAGAACAGAATGTTCAACCATGTCGTCTTGGTCGCTGATGACAATCCCCCGGCACGCGATCTGCTGAGCCTGATCCTGGCGGAACAAAACTGCAAGGCAATCACCGCCAACAACGGCTTCGAAGCCTGGCAGATTCTCCAGGAAACGCAGGTCGACCTGTTGGTGGTGGAACTGGACCAGGTTCCCGGGGAATGCCGGGGGGGGGAAGACAGGCTGTCCCCCAGCTTTCAACTCGGCTGGCGACAAGCTATGACAAGCATAACGGATTCAGGTGTACCCTGCTATCTCTCCATCGGCAGGCCTCCCAGCATCAGGGAGATGGTTGCCCAGATCCGCCTGTTGCTGCAGGACACCCCGGCCACCACGCAAAAAAGGCCCGCGATCATTAAGATCGCGGGCCTTTCAACAATTTTATCCAAGGATCAGGCGCCCTTTTTCAACTCCAGCAGAATCTGTTTGGCAACCGCCTTGACGGTTTCAAAAACCCCCTCACCGGTGGTCGCGCAGGCCTCGAAATCAGGGACAGCGTCCGGGTTGAGCAATTCACGCAATTCCTCCACCGATGTCAGGTTCGGCAGGTCGCGTTTATTGTACTGAACAACGAAGGGCAGCTTTTCCAACTGGTAGCCCTGTTCTTCGAGATTGTCCTTGAGATTCTCCAAACTCTCGATATTGGCATCGAGACGCTCTTCCTGGGAATCTGCGACAAAAACCACCCCGTCAACACCCTTGAGAATAAGCTTACGCGAGGCATCGTAAAAAACCTGACCGGGCACGGTATAGAGGTGGAAACGGGTTTTGAAACCACGGATCTCACCGAGAGCCAGAGGGAGAAAATCAAAAAACAGGGTTCTTTCGGTCTCGGTCGCCAGGGAAATCATCTTCCCCTTGGCGGACGGATCGGTTTTTTGGTAGATGTACTGCAGGTTGGTCGTCTTGCCGCACAGGCCGGGACCATAATAGACGATCTTGCAGTTGATTTCCCGTGAAGCGTAGTTGATGAAGGACATGCCTGGCTACCCCGTCACTTGAAGAGGTTGTCGATGTCGTCGTCGGTGATCTCGGCGAAGGGGCTCTGCGACTGCCCGGACTTCTCCAACCGCTCGGCTTTCTCTCCAAGGGCCTTGAAAATTCTCGCCAGTTCGTCGCTGGCCTTCTTCACCCTCAGCCGGACCAGCCCCAGGGAAGAGCGCTGATCAAATATCACCACCAGGATGACCCGCTGGGCAACAATCGAGATATGGATATTATCCTTTTCCCCTTCATGGAAGAGGATGGAGAACTCCTTCTCGCCAATCAACTTGGCCAGGCCACCAGTGGCGGCGATATTACCGGCCGTCAGCGAAGCGAGGCTGGTGGTATCGAGATGTTCGGTTTCTCCCGTCGACGCAATCAGCTGCCCGTTCTTGTCAACCAGGAAAATAACTTTCGAATTGGACTCCCGCAGCAGCTTGTTAAGCACGCCGGTGATCTGCTGAAGTTCCTCCTCGTACATAACAAAGGGAGAAGAATGGGACCCGAACATTGCTTACGCTCCTTGGTCAGGTTTGTATATCCGCTGTTTTATAGCATCTAACACCAGTCCGGGCAAGGCTTTTACCGGCCGAACAGGCCGCCGAAAATAAAACATCCCGACAGGTTGCCCTGCCGGGATGTTTTGCTGCTGCGTCGTTTGACGACTTTATTCGCCCTTGCCGCAGTCGGCCTGCATCGCCGCCAGTTTCTTGTAGAGGTCGTAGCGGGTGGCATCATCCTTGGCGCTCTGGGCCAGCAGCGCCTCGGCCTGCTCCGGATTGGCCTTTTTCAGAACCCGGAAGCGGTTCTGGTTGGCAGCAAAGTCCTGGAAACTGATCGACGGATCCTTGCTGTCGAGCTGCAGCGGATTCCTGCCCTGCTCGACCAAACGCGGATCAAAGCGGAACAGCGGCCAGTGACCGCAGTTGACAGCCTCTTTACAGGTATCAACGGCGGTAGTCATGTTGATGCCATGCGCGATACAGTGGCTGTAGGCGAGGATCAGGGACGGGCCGTCAAAACTCTCGGCCTCGATCATCGCCTTGACCGCCTGGGCCGGGTTGGAGAGCGCAATATGAGCGACATAGATGTTGCCGTAGCTCATGGCGATCATCCCCAGGTCTTTCTTCGGCATCGGCTTGCCGCCGGCGGCAAACAGAGCCACGGCGCCGGTCGGGGTCGACTTGGAAGCCTGACCGCCGGTGTTGGAATAGACCTCGGTGTCAAGCACCAGCACGTTGACATTCTCGCCGGACGCGAGCACATGGTCGAGGCCACCGTAACCGATGTCGTAAGCCCAGCCGTCACCGCCGTGAATCCAGACCGACTTCTTGACCAGATAGTCGACATTGACCAGCAGCGGCTTGGCGG from Geothermobacter hydrogeniphilus carries:
- a CDS encoding GPMC system transcriptional regulator, which produces MDEIRTARMTELTRKLLSYGKENLEDILHLLVDATTLLTRQNRCRIYLEDLTAGRLTCAAVTGPHAEEIRAQSFPINSEDFLVSRVYTSQDPALLTDIDQLDSPKARAIAARLEIGASCHLPLIHQQRAVGVLCLDSGRRGQLPGDAEIEELRQFLLQATPVLDRARKYHQQILLAREIDTAKSQQAALFMVRSAVRLIDKLALASVLVPRPGESEDRVLEILASYSPDIAVKRLYEDEKQIELGTGRSLLSRYIHSDGTIRDEKLLKPIYIENLPAQTLQKRYLTDQMGLQSLYVVPRLDPHSRRVRCLVNYYTAERYRFSPFEQGLLEAHAEMAERVIQEIGGEHMEIQVLAEINALLQEKYENLPSFLNRVLAKATELIGADTGSIALVREREGERWLVVEENDGTLTGAKIKEWLKRNIPPIRIGAEELPAEERSLTGLAAATGREQLITDTREETGGRGFYREITTDIRSELAVPVLHDDEVLAVICLDSLRPWYFTAEHRQILQIIQRMISRHLFDLQRIEQLTSEVEQLRSDVGYRDPSIHSYRLGNIIGNAPRAREIVEFIQQVTPPIFNRITLWHKTDVEEATLGLPSILITGETGSGKEFIFNNIFSRLNEMYQGRFGRRRELPVKKTNIAAYSGELTYSELFGHKRGAYTGAHTDRQGILEEAHGGVVFLDEIGDADPKTQVQLLRFLDNGGFVRLGDNQTRYARVLLIAATNKDLGRLIEAGDFREDLYHRLSELTIEVPSLNQRREDIPDLATHFLGRLYRIYRRPGEPAEPPMLTRGAREELARHHYSGNIRELRSILVRALFFREGHKIDEQLIRHTLGRPRPAKSATSRQTTRRLTEELAEQILESITSGQETFWSALYSPYSENRITRDMVLAVLNLARRQGATSMPKLAGLLRACDPKSDRNEERKTFFRFKNFLYKTIRIQ
- the gloA gene encoding lactoylglutathione lyase; its protein translation is MTYRMIHVCIRVMNLEKSEHFYQQAFGFKVSRKRDFPDDGFTLSYLTDPSDSFELELTYNYNQQEPYVIGNGYSHLAVSVDDLEASHRRHQELGLDPTPLKGLSGTASFYFVSDPDGYRVEVVRMA
- a CDS encoding GTP-binding protein, which gives rise to MSFINYASREINCKIVYYGPGLCGKTTNLQYIYQKTDPSAKGKMISLATETERTLFFDFLPLALGEIRGFKTRFHLYTVPGQVFYDASRKLILKGVDGVVFVADSQEERLDANIESLENLKDNLEEQGYQLEKLPFVVQYNKRDLPNLTSVEELRELLNPDAVPDFEACATTGEGVFETVKAVAKQILLELKKGA
- a CDS encoding roadblock/LC7 domain-containing protein, which encodes MFGSHSSPFVMYEEELQQITGVLNKLLRESNSKVIFLVDKNGQLIASTGETEHLDTTSLASLTAGNIAATGGLAKLIGEKEFSILFHEGEKDNIHISIVAQRVILVVIFDQRSSLGLVRLRVKKASDELARIFKALGEKAERLEKSGQSQSPFAEITDDDIDNLFK